Proteins encoded in a region of the Synechococcus sp. UW179A genome:
- a CDS encoding transaldolase: MATLLEQLSAMTVVVADTGDLEAIRKFTPRDATTNPSLILAAAQIPAYQSLIDEALRSSRRLIGDSAPVETVVKEALDEISVIFGKEILKIVPRRVSTEVDARLSFDTAATIEKGRKLIRLYNDAGISNDRVLIKVASTWEGIKAAEVLEREGIHCNLTLLFGFAQAAACAEAGVTLVSPFVGRILDWYKADTGRDSYPGPEDPGVLSVTKIFNYFKTYGYKTEVMGASFRNIDEITELAGCDLLTISPKLLDQLRSSEATLTRKLDGANPSSTESQIHVDRDMFDSMMAADRMATDKLGEGIKGFSKAIETLESMLAHRLAELEGGQAFGHAVQEIFMLNDMNGDGCITRDEWLGSDAVFDALDADHDGRLTQEEVRRGFGSALSLTRA; encoded by the coding sequence ATGGCAACTCTTCTTGAGCAGCTCTCTGCAATGACCGTCGTGGTGGCGGATACGGGTGATCTTGAAGCGATCCGTAAATTCACGCCACGGGACGCAACGACCAATCCTTCTTTGATTCTGGCAGCTGCTCAGATCCCTGCCTATCAAAGCCTGATCGACGAGGCCCTGCGATCCTCCCGTCGTTTGATCGGCGACAGCGCGCCCGTCGAGACAGTGGTCAAGGAGGCGCTCGATGAGATCAGTGTGATCTTTGGCAAGGAAATCCTCAAGATCGTTCCTCGCCGAGTGTCCACTGAGGTGGATGCACGCCTTAGTTTCGACACTGCTGCCACGATTGAAAAAGGCCGCAAACTCATCCGCCTCTACAACGATGCCGGAATCAGCAATGATCGCGTGCTGATCAAGGTGGCCTCCACCTGGGAGGGGATCAAGGCCGCTGAAGTTCTCGAAAGAGAAGGAATTCACTGCAACCTCACTCTCCTGTTTGGCTTCGCTCAGGCCGCAGCGTGCGCTGAGGCCGGTGTGACTCTCGTTTCACCTTTCGTTGGCCGCATCCTCGATTGGTATAAAGCCGATACGGGAAGGGACTCCTATCCTGGTCCTGAAGATCCAGGCGTGCTGTCTGTGACCAAGATCTTCAACTACTTCAAGACCTACGGCTACAAAACCGAGGTAATGGGGGCCAGCTTCCGCAATATCGACGAGATTACCGAGCTTGCTGGTTGTGATCTGCTCACCATTTCACCCAAGCTGCTCGATCAGCTGCGTTCCAGTGAGGCCACGCTCACCCGCAAGCTTGACGGTGCCAATCCCTCCAGCACTGAGTCCCAGATCCATGTCGACCGAGACATGTTCGATTCGATGATGGCAGCTGATCGCATGGCCACCGACAAACTCGGCGAAGGCATCAAGGGTTTCAGCAAGGCCATTGAGACCTTAGAGAGCATGCTTGCCCATCGGCTTGCGGAACTCGAGGGAGGACAGGCCTTCGGTCATGCCGTGCAGGAGATCTTCATGCTCAATGACATGAATGGTGACGGTTGTATCACCCGGGATGAGTGGCTGGGCAGTGATGCCGTCTTCGATGCTTTGGATGCGGATCATGACGGCAGACTCACCCAGGAGGAGGTTCGTCGCGGTTTCGGCTCTGCCTTGTCACTGACCAGAGCCTGA
- a CDS encoding Crp/Fnr family transcriptional regulator, with the protein MNALDTMRALARKSEVHAVNAGDVIFKADDAGASMFGVLEGTVRLTWTNENGQQGYELIAAGNVFGAGALVMEGHCRLGTAQAETDCRLIEMNREKFLFAVQESPMFAIELLASVDARLRDLKIATHS; encoded by the coding sequence GTGAATGCCCTTGACACCATGCGTGCCCTCGCTCGGAAAAGTGAGGTGCACGCCGTTAACGCTGGTGACGTCATTTTCAAGGCTGACGACGCCGGTGCGTCGATGTTCGGTGTTCTCGAGGGAACGGTTCGACTGACCTGGACCAATGAGAACGGCCAGCAGGGATATGAACTGATTGCGGCCGGAAACGTCTTTGGTGCCGGGGCCCTGGTGATGGAAGGTCATTGCCGCCTTGGCACGGCACAGGCCGAAACCGATTGCCGCCTGATTGAGATGAACCGCGAGAAATTCCTATTTGCCGTCCAGGAGTCGCCCATGTTCGCCATCGAGCTGCTGGCTTCTGTTGACGCGCGTTTGCGTGATCTGAAGATCGCAACCCACTCCTGA